DNA sequence from the Streptomyces sp. HUAS 15-9 genome:
CCGCCGCTACACCCGCGAGCACACCGCCGCCCTCGTCCTGCAGAACAGTCTGCTGCCGGGCCGACTGCCCGACCAGAACGCCGTCGAGGCGGCGTTCAGCTATCTGCCGGGGCACGCCGCAGGCCCGTGGTACGACGTGCCGTGGTACGACGTCATCCCGCTGTCCGGCGCGCGCATCGCACTGGTGGTGGGGGACGTGGCGGGGCACGGCATGCGCGCGGTGGCCACCATGGGCCGACTGCGCGCCGCGACGCACAGCCTCGCCGTTTTTGACCTGTCCCCCGACGAGGTCCTGGCGCACCTGGACGACCTGATGGTCCGGCTCGCCGAGGAGGGCCGTTCGGCCGCCGCCAACGACCCGCTGGACGTTCAGCCCTCGACCGCCACCTGTGCCTACGCGGTCTACGACCCCGTGAGCCGGCATCTCGTCGTGGCCCGCGCCGGGCATCCCGCCCCGCTCCTCGCCCACCCCGACGGGCACGTGACGTCGGCCGACGCACCCGCCGGACCGCCGCTGGGCAGCGACGGGCTGCCCTTCGAGACCTGGGAGACAGACCTGTCGGAAGGAACTCTGATCGCCCTCTACACCGAGGGACTCCTGCGCCGGTCGTCGGACGAGGACGCAGGTGTCGCACGGCTGCGGCGCGTCCTGGCCCAGCAGCATGCGTGTATGCGGGAGGCATGCGACGCGGTGATCTACTCGCAGCTGTCCGGCCGAGCCGCGGAGGACGTCGTGCTCCTGCTCGCCCGGACCTGCGTCCTGCGGGACGATCAGGTCGCCTCCTGGACCTTCCCCAGCGACCCCGCGATCGTGGCCACCGCCCGAACCCTGGCCGACCGTCAGCTCACCAGCTGGGGGCTGTCCGAGCTGGCGTTCACCACGGAGTTGATTGTCAGCGAGCTGGTCACCAACGCCATCCGGTACGCCCCGGGCACCATCCAGGTACGGCTCGTTCGGGACCGCGCACTGATCTGCGAGGTCACCGACGGCAGCAGCGCCGCCCCCCATCTGCGCCACCCGCGGACCACCGACGAGGGCGGCCGCGGACTCCTGCTCGTCGCCCAACTCACCGACCGCTGGGGCACCCGCCACACCGGCCGCGGCAAGACCATCTGGGCCGAACAGCAACTGCCCACGCATCCGCACGAAGCCGTGGCCGTCGCCCCGGGCATCTGACCGACGCGGGATCCTCACGGCAGGGGTGCACCGCCGGATGCCGGCCGTTGGTGCTCTCCTTCGCGGGCCCTTCGTACGGAGGCACCCACGCGCTCGATCAATTCGGGGAGGGCCGACCTCACCGGCTCGCTCAGCCCCGTGCCGAGTTCGACGTCGGCCACCTCCACGGCGTGCACGACGACCTGGGGAGGGAGCAGGTCTAGGGCTTCCGCCAGGGCGAGACACTCCCCCAGGCCCAGGGCGTGCGTACTTGCCGTGCCACTCGCGCGCCCGGCCGCCTCCGCGGCTGTCAGGGTGTGCAGTTCACCCGGCCTGGCGGGATGCAGACGGAGGGCTTCCACCACGATCGCGGTGTCGGCGCCGCGCCACAGCTCGAGCATCCGCCCGGGTTCGCCGTCACTGACCGCCAGCACGATGTCGTCGGGAACCCGGCCGCGCAGGGCCTCCACCACCGCGGGACCCGCCCCGTCGTCACCCCGGAGGGGGTTGCCCACGCCGGTCACCACGACCCGGCCTGTCATGTGCGCTCCACGGTCAGGTCGAGGAAGTGGGCGGCGCAGGAGATGCAGGGATCATGGTTGCGGATGGCCCGCTCGCACAGGCGGGTGAGCTCCTCGTCGTCGGCCGCGGGTCCGAGCCGGTTCAAGCAGGCCTGGACGGCCCGGCGGACGTCTGCCTCGATGGCCGTCTGGTTCTGGGCCGTGGGCGGAATGATGCGGGCCGCGGTGAGCGTGCCGTCCTCGGCGAGGGCGTAGCGGTGGTACAGCAGTCCGCGGGGTGCCTCGGTCGCTCCGGTGCCCACTGCCTTCCGGGGGAGGACGTCGAGGGCCGGCCGCGGCGGTTGTTCGTACTCCCGGATGATCCTCAGGGCTTCTTCGACGGCCTGCACCACCTCCACGGCACGTACGACGATGCTCCGAAAGGGGTTGTCACAGACGTCCCCGGCCAGGGGATCGCCCAGCCCGGCGTCCCGGGCGGCCTCGGCCGCCACCGGGTGGAGCCACCGGCCGTTGATCGCGTAGCGGGCCAGTGGGCCGGTCAGGTAGCGGCGGCCGTCGAGCGCGGCGGTCAGAGCGGTGCTGTGCGGCACCTGCTCTTCGTGCACGTGCTGTTCGAGGTCGGGCACGGCAAACTCGCGGGGCGTCGGCGTTCGGTCATGGGGGGCGGTGGCCGTCGGTGTGCCGGAGTCGATGGCGTAGCGGCCCGGGTCGCACAGCGCGAGCAGGTCGTGGTCGCTGGTCGCGTCCGGGAAGTCGAACGCCGCCACCCAGCGGACGGTCTCCAGTGCGTCGTCGCGGGCCTGCCGCAGCCGTTCGGCAAGCGGGCGCAGTTCTTCGCGCGCCGGTGTGCGGTAGAAGCCGCCGACACGGACGTTGACCGGGTGGATGGGGCGTCCACCCAGTTGTTCGAGGATCGCGTTGCCGGTCTGTTTGATCCGCAAGCCACGCTCGACGGCCGCCCGCTGGTCGCGGGCGAGTTCGACGGCATCGGCCCGGCCCAGGAAGTCCGGGGCGTGCAGGAGGTGGATGTGCAGGGCGTGGCTCTCGATCCATTCGCCGCAGTACAGCAGGCGGCGCAGCTCCGCGAGAGGCCCGTCCACGGTGACGCCGCAGGCGTTCTCGATCGCCTGGCAGGCGCTCATCTGGTAGGCGACCGGGCAGATGCCGCAGATGCGGGCGGTGATGTCGGGCGGCTCGGTGTGGGCGCGGCCGATCAGAAAGGCTTCGAAGAAGCGGGGCGGTTCGTAGATGCGCAGCCGCGCCTCGGTGACCGTGTCCTCCTGGACGCGCAGGTGCAGGGCGGCTTCGCCTTCCACCCGGGCCAGTGCGTCCAGCCGCAGGACGCGGGTTCCGCGATGGCTCATACGGGCCTTTCCGGTTCGTTTTCCGTTCCTGCCCGAGGGGTGTCCTGCTCCTCGGCCGCGAGATCGGCTACGGGGGCATACTCCGGCGATGCGGCGTTGAAGGTGCGGAAGACACGCAGGATGTCCGTCTCACTCATGCCGTCGCGGCGCAGCTGCGCGATCATGGACCGCAGGTTGGGG
Encoded proteins:
- a CDS encoding Ni/Fe hydrogenase subunit alpha codes for the protein MSHRGTRVLRLDALARVEGEAALHLRVQEDTVTEARLRIYEPPRFFEAFLIGRAHTEPPDITARICGICPVAYQMSACQAIENACGVTVDGPLAELRRLLYCGEWIESHALHIHLLHAPDFLGRADAVELARDQRAAVERGLRIKQTGNAILEQLGGRPIHPVNVRVGGFYRTPAREELRPLAERLRQARDDALETVRWVAAFDFPDATSDHDLLALCDPGRYAIDSGTPTATAPHDRTPTPREFAVPDLEQHVHEEQVPHSTALTAALDGRRYLTGPLARYAINGRWLHPVAAEAARDAGLGDPLAGDVCDNPFRSIVVRAVEVVQAVEEALRIIREYEQPPRPALDVLPRKAVGTGATEAPRGLLYHRYALAEDGTLTAARIIPPTAQNQTAIEADVRRAVQACLNRLGPAADDEELTRLCERAIRNHDPCISCAAHFLDLTVERT
- a CDS encoding hydrogenase maturation protease; the encoded protein is MTGRVVVTGVGNPLRGDDGAGPAVVEALRGRVPDDIVLAVSDGEPGRMLELWRGADTAIVVEALRLHPARPGELHTLTAAEAAGRASGTASTHALGLGECLALAEALDLLPPQVVVHAVEVADVELGTGLSEPVRSALPELIERVGASVRRAREGEHQRPASGGAPLP